A single genomic interval of Lathyrus oleraceus cultivar Zhongwan6 chromosome 7, CAAS_Psat_ZW6_1.0, whole genome shotgun sequence harbors:
- the LOC127105098 gene encoding uncharacterized protein LOC127105098 — translation MGNEDGGDKTRRVVFVTVGTTSFDALVRAMDSEHVKKELLAKGYTNLLIQMGRGSFLPTKSEREGSLAVDFFTFSSSIADHLRSASLVISHAGSGSIFETLRLRKQLIVVVNEDLMDNHQSELADELANRKHLYCASPHTLHQTISDMDLNSLLPYTPGDATPVANHINRFLGFPDD, via the exons ATGGGGAACGAGGACGGAGGTGACAAAACAAGGAGAGTGGTTTTTGTGACTGTAGGAACGACTTCTTTTGATGCTCTTGTGAGAGCTATGGATTCAGAACATGTTAAGAAAGAATTGCTTGCAAAAGGTTATACCAATCTTCTCATCCAAATGGGACGTGGATCCTTTCTTCCTACCAAG TCTGAAAGAGAAGGTTCATTGGCTGTAGACTTCTTCACTTTTTCTTCCAGTATTGCAGACCATCTCAGATCTGCTTCTCTTGTAATTAGCCATGCAG GGTCAGGCAGCATATTTGAGACACTGCGGCTACGCAAACAGTTAATTGTGGTTGTAAACGAAGATTTAATGGATAATCATCAAAGTGAGCTTGCAGATGAACTTGCCAACAGAAAACATTTGTATTGTGCTAGTCCTCATACACTCCATCAAACTATATCAGATATGGATTTAAATTCTCTCCTTCCTTATACGCCAGGTGATGCTACACCAGTGGCCAATCATATAAACAGATTCCTTGGTTTTCCTGATGATTGA